One region of Carya illinoinensis cultivar Pawnee chromosome 8, C.illinoinensisPawnee_v1, whole genome shotgun sequence genomic DNA includes:
- the LOC122319124 gene encoding ABC transporter G family member 4-like, which translates to MEDQSTATPPPLLPPPAPALALKSYKLTASSIFYTKSSTNISSTTRTIAPLIFFFFKPCSTLPPTNYILRDVSLTAYPSQILAIVGPSGAGKSTLLDILAARVSPTSGSLFLNSSPVNPSSFRKLSAYVPQHDACLPLLTVYETFAFAARLVHVPKTSDISAIVSSLLTELRLSHLANTRLAHGLSGGERRRVSIGLSLLHDPAVLLLDEPTSGLDSSSAFNVMQTLKSIATSRHRTVVLSIHQPSFKILSTIDRILLLSKGTVVHHGTLSSLQSFLVSNDFNVPPQLNALEYAMEVLNQLKELKPFTPPSLPPSPNNSTSSLDGDAKNVKYRSSRVHEILTLYSRFWKIIYRTRQLLLTNTLEALVVGLVLGTIYINIGFGKQGIEKRFGFFAFTLTFLLSSTTETLPIFINERPILLRETSSGAYRISSYLIANTLVFLPYLLAIAIIYSVSVYFLVGLCSSWQAFAYFVMVIWVIVLMANSFVLFLSSLAPNYIAGTSLVTILLGAFFLFSGYFISSESMPKYWLFMHFLSMYKYALDALLINEYSCLVSRCFIWYEENKECMVTGSDVLQTRGLHEGHRWTNIYILVGFFVFYRVLCFLVLIRRVSRSKK; encoded by the coding sequence ATGGAAGACCAATCTACAGCCACGCCACCACCACTGCTGCCGCCTCCGGCGCCGGCGCTGGCCCTAAAGAGCTACAAACTAACAGCCTCTTCAATCTTCTACACAAAATCAAGCACCAATATTTCCAGTACTACTAGAACGATTGCACCcctgatcttcttcttcttcaaacctTGCTCCACACTCCCTCCCACTAATTACATCCTCCGTGATGTCTCCCTCACTGCATATCCCTCTCAAATCTTGGCCATTGTTGGCCCCAGCGGAGCTGGAAAATCCACCCTCTTAGACATTTTGGCTGCCCGAGTTTCACCCACAAGTGGCTCTCTTTTTCTCAACTCTTCTCCCGTCAACCCTTCCTCATTCCGCAAACTCTCCGCCTATGTCCCTCAGCACGATGCCTGCCTTCCCTTACTTACTGTTTACGAGACTTTTGCCTTTGCTGCTCGCCTAGTGCATGTCCCAAAAACATCTGATATTTCCGCCATTGTTTCCTCTCTTCTGACCGAGCTCAGGCTTTCGCATTTAGCAAACACCAGGCTTGCTCATGGCCTCTCGGGTGGTGAACGTAGACGCGTTTCCATAGGCCTAAGCCTTCTCCATGACCCTGCAGTTTTGCTTCTTGACGAGCCAACTTCAGGCCTTGATAGCTCTTCTGCTTTCAACGTGATGCAAACACTTAAATCCATTGCCACTTCCCGTCACCGCACTGTGGTTTTGTCTATACACCAACCAAGCTTCAAAATCCTCTCCACCATTGACAGAATCCTTTTGCTATCAAAAGGGACTGTGGTGCATCATGGGACGCTTTCTTCACTGCAGTCTTTCTTGGTTTCGAATGACTTCAATGTTCCTCCACAGCTCAATGCATTAGAATACGCCATGGAAGTACTTAACCAACTCAAGGAGCTTAAACCCTTCACACCACCATCACTCCCTCCATCACCCAATAATTCCACCTCCTCTCTTGATGGGGAtgcaaaaaatgtaaaatataggAGCTCTCGGGTGCATGAGATCCTAACCCTTTATAGCAGGTTTTGGAAGATCATTTACAGAACCAGACAACTTCTTCTAACCAACACATTGGAAGCTCTTGTCGTTGGTCTTGTTCTGGGAACAATTTACATCAATATTGGTTTTGGCAAGCAAGGCATTGAAAAGAGGTTCGGTTTCTTCGCTTTCACTCTCACCTTCCTTCTCTCTTCTACAACTGAAACCCTTCCAATCTTCATCAATGAAAGGCCAATACTTTTGAGAGAAACGTCAAGTGGTGCTTATAGAATCTCTTCTTACCTGATAGCAAACACCCTCGTTTTCTTGCCCTACTTGCTTGCCATCGCAATCATATACTCGGTCTCGGTTTATTTCTTGGTCGGTCTTTGTTCTTCTTGGCAAGCTTTTGCTTACTTTGTAATGGTTATCTGGGTCATAGTTCTGATGGCGAATTCTTTCGTGCTCTTCTTGAGTTCTCTTGCTCCAAACTACATCGCGGGTACTTCGCTCGTGACAATACTTTTAGGggctttctttctcttctctggCTATTTCATCTCCTCAGAAAGTATGCCGAAGTACTGGCTTTTCATGCATTTCCTCTCAATGTACAAGTATGCGCTTGATGCCCTACTCATCAATGAGTATTCTTGCCTTGTTTCGAGGTGTTTCATATGGTACGAAGAGAACAAAGAGTGCATGGTGACTGGCAGCGATGTGTTGCAGACGAGAGGGCTCCATGAGGGGCATAGATGGACGAATATTTACATCTTGGTTGGTTTCTTTGTGTTCTATCGCGTGCTTTGCTTTCTGGTTTTGATCAGAAGGGTTTCAAGATCAAAAAAGTGA